The Candidatus Zixiibacteriota bacterium genomic interval AAACGTCCGCGAAAGATTTTTATTTGACACCGGCTGACCCGCTGGACTTTCTTGACCTCACCCTTAAATTGTAAGCAAATGGAGGCAATATGAAAAAAGCGCTTTTCACTCTCGTTGTTCTGACCTTGACAACGTCCGTCTCGGTCGCGCAAACGCCAAAACCGTTCGACCTCTACGCCGGAGGCGGCATTACTTTCGGATCTTCACCGGACATTTTCAAAACCCAGCATAAAGAAGGCTACCATCTTTTCGGCGGTATCGGCTTCCACATGATTCCGCTGATCCAGTTCGTCGGGAAAATCGAGTATCAATCGTTCGCAAAAGATTTCGATGAATTCCGCACCGAAATCACCGACCTCAGCGGCGGAACCCGGCGCATCCTTATGTTCGGAGTCGATGCCCGTCTTGGCACCAACGTCCCCACGGCCCCGATAAGACCCTTTATCTTCGCCGGACTCGGCCTTGCCCGCCAATCCGAAAGCGACTTAGAAACGGCCTTCGAGATAGCCATACAGGACTATGACAGCCAGACCGACCTCTACCTCAACATCGGCGGCGGGATAGAATTTAAGATGCTGAAAATATTCAACGTATTCGTTCAGGCCAGGTATCTGAATATCAAACAGGACGGCGGCGATCTGTCGCTTGTCCCGGTCTCGCTTGGATTAAAAATCTGACGATGTCAAATGATCAAAAAAAAGGCCGGAGCGACTACTCCGGCTTTTTTTATTATGGCCTATCGTCAATAATGACTATTCAATCAGGTCCAGCTCTATTATTGGCGTCTCAGTATCAACCTGGTCGCCCGCCGCGAAATTGACAGCCTTCACCGTCCCCTTCGCCTTGCTGTTGACCTGGTTTTCCATCTTCATCGCCTCCACGATAACCATCGGCTGCTTCTCCTCCACCTCATCGCCAACCTTGACCATCACCTTGACAATCTTACCCGGCATCGGCGCGAAAATCTTATCCTTTTCGCCCGCGTGGCCGGCTCCGCCGCTTCCGGCGAAACCGTCTTCCGATGATTCATGAATCTCCGCCAGCACCGAATCCACGTCGATATAGCAGACCCCTTTGTGAAAGATCGCGGCCGCGTGAAAAGTGTGCCCGTTAACCGTAACCGTGTACAGGTTATTGCCGGCCGGCAAAAACTCGAACTCCCGCTCACCCGTGACAATTCTTATCGTATCACCTTTTTTCTCGAACGAAGCGGTAACCTTCTCCCCGTCCAGCAGAAACTCATGGCTATTCATGGATCGAATCTCCTATCTGCAGGCTGCCAAGAGTCTGCCACGGCGTGGGCGCCTTCTGGACTCCCCTGAATCCTCCTTTGCCGCTTGCTTTCGATGAATTCACTGTCGCCGCCGTAGCGGCGCCAACCGCCAACGCCTTGAACAGGTCACTATCCATCGAACGCTCCTTCATGTGCTTCTCAATGAAATCAGTGTAGGTGTTGCCGGCTATGAACTCAGGATGCTCCAGCACATCGATCATGAACTTTTTCGATGTCTTCACACCAAGAATCTTATAGTTATTCAAAGCATCGACCATCTTCTTGATAGCCGTATTTCTGTCCGGGGCATGCACTATCAGCTTGGCCATGATGGGATCGTAATCAATAGTAATCTCACTGCCCTGCCTGATGCCCGAATCCACTCGAATACCCGGCCCGGTTGGCTCACTGTACAGAAGAACTGTGCCTGTCGAAGGCATAAACCCGTTCTCCCCGTCCTCAGCGTAAATACGACACTCGATAGCGTGTCCTCTTTGCGTCAATGCCTTAAATTGCTCGCTGAGTGGTTTACCGGCCGCGATCCTGATCTGCTCCAGCACAAGGTCCGTTCCCGTAACAAGCTCCGTCACCGGATGCTCCACCTGGATGCGCGTGTTCATCTCCAGAAAATAATAATGCCCGGTGGCATCCAACAGAAATTCCACCGTACCGGCGTTTCTGTAACCTGCCGCCTGAGCTACCCTGACCGCATCCGCACCCATACGGGCACGAAGTTCATCATTGAGCGCTACCGATGGCGTCTCTTCGACAATCTTCTGATGGCGCCTTTGAATCGAACACTCTCTCTCGAAAACATGAACGGTGTTGCCGTGGTGATCCGCCAGCACCTGAAATTCCACATGGCGCGGATTAACGATGTACTTCTCCAGATAAACCGTATCATCGTCAAAGGCGTTTTTCGCCTCCCGGCGAGCCGCCTCAAGGGCGTCGGGAAGTTCTTTCGGCGACGCTACAACTCTCATACCCTTTCCGCCGCCACCGGCCGCCGCCTTAATCATCACCGGGTAGCCCGCCTCGGATGCCGCTTTCTCGTACACTTTTATATCAGACGCCGATGTTTTCATGCCCGGTATCAGCGGCACGCCGGCATCAGCCATCTTAACCCGCGACTCAACCTTGTTGCCCAGAAGCCGGATAGCGTCAGCTGTCGGCCCGATAAACACTATCCCCTCTTTCTCACACCTCTCGGCAAACAGCGGGTTTTCCGCAAGAAATCCGTACCCGGGATGAATTGCGTCGGCCCCCACTTCTTTTGCCGCCTGCACGATCTTTCCGATATCGAGATATGACTCACGCGGCGGCGGCGGACCGATATACACCGACTCATCGGCCATCATCCGATGCCTCGCCTTCACATCGGCATCCGAGTAAACCGCTACCGACGGTATCCCCAGCGTACGGCAGGCATTAATCACCCTGATCGCGATCTCGCCACGGTTGGCCACAAGTATCTTCTTAAACAGTTTTTCGTTCGCTTGCTTCATAGATGTATTCCCGTTACTCCTTTGCCCACTTTGGCGGCCGCTTATTGAGAAACGCGTCCATACCTTCCTGCCCCTCGTCGGACACGCGAAGGCGCGCTATCATCTCCGCCGTATAAGGCTTGAACTTATCAGGCATCATTCCCGGAACCTCACTGACCAGCTTCTTGGCCATAGCCACCGCTTCCGGCCCCGATGACAACACGAATTTGACAAGAGCGTCGACCTCCGCGTCAAGCTGATCATCATCGACCACCTTATTTACCAGCCCGACTTCAAACGCCCTCTCAGCGTTCATTCTTTCACCGGTAATAAACAGTTCGCGCGCCTTTCCCTCCCCCATCTTCTTAATGACGTACGGCCCGATACACGCCGGCACCACCCCGATTTTCACTTCCGAAAAAGAGAACTTCGCCGAGCGCGCCGCGATGGCGATATCACACACCGCCACGAAACCGGTCCCGCCACCTATGGCGGCGCCGTTTATCTTGCCTATTACCGGACGCTTGAAAGCGTATATCTTGTAGAACAGATCTGCCAGTTCATTCGACTCCGCCAGGTTCTCCTCGAACGACTGCGTAATCACCGAACGCATCCAATTCAAGTCCGCGCCGGCGCAGAACGATTTCCCCTCGCCGGTAATGACCACCAGCCGGAGCTTATCATCCTTGCCGATCTCGTCGAAAAGCCGAAGCATCTCGCGAATAAGCGTCGAATTAAACGCGTTGTGGATCTCAGGCCGGTTGAAAGTAACAAGCCCGACTCGATCCCGCTTCTCGTAATTTATTGTCGTATAACTCATAGACCTCTCTCAGTACGGCCGAACTTACATTCTAAACACGCCATATTTCTGATCCGGTATCGCCGCGTTCAGCGACATCGATATCCCAAGCGCCAGCATCTGGCGAGTCTCGGTCATACCGATAATACCGTCATCCCACAGACGCGCACCCGAATAATACGGCGTCGATTCACCTTCGTACTTGTCAATAATCGGTTGTCTGATAGCCTTAATTTCTTTTGCGGTAAGCTTCTTGCCTTCCTTCTGAAGCTGCTCGATCTTGACCTGGGCAAGAACATCGGCTGCCTGCTCACCACCCATGACGCAAATTTTCGCATTTGGCCACATCCACATCAGACGAGGGAAATAGCCGCGCCCGCACATGGCATAGTTGCCGGCTCCATAAGAACCACCAACCACCACCGTGAACTTCGGCACATCGGCATTCGCCACCGCATGAACCAGTTTAGCGCCATCGCGGGCAATACCCCCGGCCTCGTACTGACGGCCGACAATAAAGCCGGATATGTTCTGAAGGAATATCAGCGGAATCTTGCGAATCGTACAAAGCTCGATAAAGTGCGCGCCCTTGAGCGATGATTCCGAGAACAGCACTCCGTTGTTGCCCAGGATACCCACCGGGTAACCCATTATCCGCGCAAACCCGCACACCAGCGTGCTGCCATAAAGCTCTTTGAACTCATGGAACCTCGAACCGTCAACAATACGCGCAATCACCTCGTGAATATCGAAAGCCTTGCGAATATCATTTGATACCGTCCCGTAAAGTTCCTCCGGATCATAATAAGGATCTTCCGGCTCCGACCTGTCTATCTCCGTATAGGGCGTGCGATTCAGATTCTCAACAATATTGCGCGTAATCGCGATCGCGTGCTCATCGTTCTGGGCGTAATGGTCGCTGACTCCCGATGTCCGGCAGTGAACATCGGCGCCGCCCAATTCCTCGGCCGTAACAACCTCACCGGTGGCCGCTTTGACCAGCGGCGGCCCGCCGATAAAAATCGTTCCCTGCTTGCGAACGATAATCGTCTCGTCCGACATCGCCGGTAAATACGCCCCTCCCGCCGTACACGAACCCATAACAGCCGAAATCTGCGGTATCCCCTTCATCGACATCCGCGCCATATTGTAAAAAATCCGTCCGAAATGATCCTTATCTGGAAATGTCCCCGACTGAAGCGGCAAGAATATCCCGCCCGAATCCACCAGCGATATGCATGGAAGGTGATTCGTCTCGGCGATCTCCTGCGCCCGCGCGTGCTTGAGAATGGTCATCGGGAAGTACGTTCCGCCCTTGACCGTCGCATCATTGACTATAACCATCACCTCACGGCCGTGAACCACGCCAACCCCGGTAATAATCCCCGCCGCAGGGGCGTCGTTGTCGTACATATCATAGGCCGCCAGAGGACTCAGTTCCAGAAACGGAGTATTGCGGTCGAGAAGTTTCGCCAGCCGGTCGCGCGGAAGAAGCTTGCCGCGGTCTGTGTGACGTTGCCGTGAACGCTCCGGACCACCCAGTTTGACCTTTTCAAGACGTTCTTTGAACGTCAGATGCTGCGCCTTGTTTTTCTCGTAGTTGTTTTTGTAGGTCGCTGATTTCGTATCAACCTTGGATTCAATTCGGTACATGCGTTTATCTCTTTGAAGGTTTATTTTTCAATATCGATGACGGCACATCCACTTGCATCTGCAAAAGCGCCTGCGCCAGTGTTTTTCCCTGCGGGTCTATCATAAGCGACTTCGTGCCCCCGCCGCCAAGTGTTTCCTCCAGAAGAAAATTCAAGCCATGGAGATTATCCAGCTCATAGCGACTCACCTTCCCGAAAGTTATCCCCTTAAAGAAACTCTTCACCTCGGCCGCCGTCAAGTTCTCCACCAGCCAGCCGTAAATCTCCGGTGACCGCGCCAGGACACCTATGTTACACGTGTCCCCCTTATCACCGCTTCGCGCGTAGGCTATCTCCTGAAGTTTGACTCTCTGGCTCTTGCCGGTGTACTTCCTTGCCTTCACCCCGGATTTGTGATCGGCGTCATTTTCCGGCATTATCGAACGCACCCTGATTGGAAACGATATCTCGTGGAAATCCTCGTCCCCTTTCGTGTCTATTACAAGAACCTTCGCCTTGACCCGGCTGCGATGCATCAGCGCCGGCCAATAGGCTACTACGAGCGATGGTTTCGGCCTGCCACCTGTCGTAACAGCCATCCCGGCCGGACCCGACAAAATCAGCGTCGAAAGGGCTTTGCCGAAGTCTTTTACTTTCTTCAGTTCACGATCGCGCACCGCGAACCTGAGAAGTATCTCGTTGGATTCACACTTCCTCAACGCATCCGGCCAGATCGACCCCGCCCCCAGCATATCCGTCCGCGTCGCCTCGTACTTGTGCCTGAGCTTCTTCCAGAATATATCCGCGATAATCTTAGCTTTCTTCTCAGTCTCAGGACCTGACACCAAAACCGCTCCGTTCGATTTCCATCCGTCCTCAAACGACATCGACACCTTCAAATGATCCGGCTCGGGCTTTCCCTTGATTCCGAACACTCGCACCCGGTTGACGCCTTCAGTTTTGAGCTGAATCGTGTCAAACCGCGCTACACCATCGGGGCTGATATAGTTCGATGGATCCCCCATCTCATAAACCAGTTGCTCCTTGATAGTCTTCTCCGAAATCAAGCCGCCGGTGCTTTTGTGCTTGGTCACCACAAATTCCCCCGAATTTTCCATTTCGATAATCGGGTATCCAATGTTGTGGAAGCTCTTGATTTCGTCCCAGTCGGTGATATTGCCGCCCGATGCCTGCGCGCCGCATTCGATAACGTGCCCGGCAATTATACCGGCCGCCATCTTATCCCAGTCATCCATCGCCCAGCCAAACTCGTGAATCATCGGCGCCAGCGTAAGCCCC includes:
- a CDS encoding outer membrane beta-barrel protein → MKKALFTLVVLTLTTSVSVAQTPKPFDLYAGGGITFGSSPDIFKTQHKEGYHLFGGIGFHMIPLIQFVGKIEYQSFAKDFDEFRTEITDLSGGTRRILMFGVDARLGTNVPTAPIRPFIFAGLGLARQSESDLETAFEIAIQDYDSQTDLYLNIGGGIEFKMLKIFNVFVQARYLNIKQDGGDLSLVPVSLGLKI
- a CDS encoding biotin/lipoyl-containing protein, whose amino-acid sequence is MNSHEFLLDGEKVTASFEKKGDTIRIVTGEREFEFLPAGNNLYTVTVNGHTFHAAAIFHKGVCYIDVDSVLAEIHESSEDGFAGSGGAGHAGEKDKIFAPMPGKIVKVMVKVGDEVEEKQPMVIVEAMKMENQVNSKAKGTVKAVNFAAGDQVDTETPIIELDLIE
- a CDS encoding acetyl-CoA carboxylase biotin carboxylase subunit, producing MKQANEKLFKKILVANRGEIAIRVINACRTLGIPSVAVYSDADVKARHRMMADESVYIGPPPPRESYLDIGKIVQAAKEVGADAIHPGYGFLAENPLFAERCEKEGIVFIGPTADAIRLLGNKVESRVKMADAGVPLIPGMKTSASDIKVYEKAASEAGYPVMIKAAAGGGGKGMRVVASPKELPDALEAARREAKNAFDDDTVYLEKYIVNPRHVEFQVLADHHGNTVHVFERECSIQRRHQKIVEETPSVALNDELRARMGADAVRVAQAAGYRNAGTVEFLLDATGHYYFLEMNTRIQVEHPVTELVTGTDLVLEQIRIAAGKPLSEQFKALTQRGHAIECRIYAEDGENGFMPSTGTVLLYSEPTGPGIRVDSGIRQGSEITIDYDPIMAKLIVHAPDRNTAIKKMVDALNNYKILGVKTSKKFMIDVLEHPEFIAGNTYTDFIEKHMKERSMDSDLFKALAVGAATAATVNSSKASGKGGFRGVQKAPTPWQTLGSLQIGDSIHE
- a CDS encoding enoyl-CoA hydratase-related protein; translated protein: MSYTTINYEKRDRVGLVTFNRPEIHNAFNSTLIREMLRLFDEIGKDDKLRLVVITGEGKSFCAGADLNWMRSVITQSFEENLAESNELADLFYKIYAFKRPVIGKINGAAIGGGTGFVAVCDIAIAARSAKFSFSEVKIGVVPACIGPYVIKKMGEGKARELFITGERMNAERAFEVGLVNKVVDDDQLDAEVDALVKFVLSSGPEAVAMAKKLVSEVPGMMPDKFKPYTAEMIARLRVSDEGQEGMDAFLNKRPPKWAKE
- a CDS encoding carboxyl transferase domain-containing protein, translating into MYRIESKVDTKSATYKNNYEKNKAQHLTFKERLEKVKLGGPERSRQRHTDRGKLLPRDRLAKLLDRNTPFLELSPLAAYDMYDNDAPAAGIITGVGVVHGREVMVIVNDATVKGGTYFPMTILKHARAQEIAETNHLPCISLVDSGGIFLPLQSGTFPDKDHFGRIFYNMARMSMKGIPQISAVMGSCTAGGAYLPAMSDETIIVRKQGTIFIGGPPLVKAATGEVVTAEELGGADVHCRTSGVSDHYAQNDEHAIAITRNIVENLNRTPYTEIDRSEPEDPYYDPEELYGTVSNDIRKAFDIHEVIARIVDGSRFHEFKELYGSTLVCGFARIMGYPVGILGNNGVLFSESSLKGAHFIELCTIRKIPLIFLQNISGFIVGRQYEAGGIARDGAKLVHAVANADVPKFTVVVGGSYGAGNYAMCGRGYFPRLMWMWPNAKICVMGGEQAADVLAQVKIEQLQKEGKKLTAKEIKAIRQPIIDKYEGESTPYYSGARLWDDGIIGMTETRQMLALGISMSLNAAIPDQKYGVFRM
- a CDS encoding acyclic terpene utilization AtuA family protein, with the protein product MKKKIRIGNAGGYWGDDLSALKRQLTGGPLDYITMDFLAEITMSILQRQRKQNPDLGYAVDFLEQLDDCLHLIVSKKVKVIASAGGINPIGMGRKIIEMAQKKKLNLKVGIVYGDDIVNHLYELTAAGERFTNMETGEDFFKVRPRITSANIYLGAEPVVKALEAGCQIIVTGRVTDTGLTLAPMIHEFGWAMDDWDKMAAGIIAGHVIECGAQASGGNITDWDEIKSFHNIGYPIIEMENSGEFVVTKHKSTGGLISEKTIKEQLVYEMGDPSNYISPDGVARFDTIQLKTEGVNRVRVFGIKGKPEPDHLKVSMSFEDGWKSNGAVLVSGPETEKKAKIIADIFWKKLRHKYEATRTDMLGAGSIWPDALRKCESNEILLRFAVRDRELKKVKDFGKALSTLILSGPAGMAVTTGGRPKPSLVVAYWPALMHRSRVKAKVLVIDTKGDEDFHEISFPIRVRSIMPENDADHKSGVKARKYTGKSQRVKLQEIAYARSGDKGDTCNIGVLARSPEIYGWLVENLTAAEVKSFFKGITFGKVSRYELDNLHGLNFLLEETLGGGGTKSLMIDPQGKTLAQALLQMQVDVPSSILKNKPSKR